A genomic region of Rhipicephalus sanguineus isolate Rsan-2018 chromosome 3, BIME_Rsan_1.4, whole genome shotgun sequence contains the following coding sequences:
- the LOC119385277 gene encoding uncharacterized protein LOC119385277, giving the protein MNAFRVKDDFEGSKLAADGDDSMDANYYNKMLRKKYAITRGPRPQVRPERHEKCEDDRDCRRSPSQICIKHAGEVNGRCQCPFYRPVEATFNGVVRCVTAKDLFDECRSNEECAATNPYLECVNRLCSCQPPHVLKDHAECIGGERHWVTPLLRNIG; this is encoded by the exons ATGAACGCCTTTCGAGTAAAGGACGACTTCGAAGGCTCGAAGCTGGCCGCTGACGGGGACGACAGCATGGACGCAAACTACTACAACAAGATGCTGCGGAAGAAGTACGCTATCACTCGAG GGCCCCGTCCGCAGGTCCGACCCGAGCGACACGAGAAATGCGAGGACGACCGAGACTGCAGGCGTTCGCCGAGCCAGATCTGCATCAAGCACGCAGGCGAGGTGAACGGCCGTTGCCAGTGCCCCTTCTACCGGCCCGTTGAAGCCACCTTCAACGGCGTCGTGCGGTGCGTCACTG CCAAGGACCTGTTCGACGAGTGCCGAAGCAACGAGGAGTGCGCGGCCACCAACCCGTACCTGGAGTGCGTCAACCGGCTCTGCTCCTGCCAGCCTCCTCACGTCCTCAAAGACCACGCGGAATGCATAGGCGGTGAGCGACACTGGGTTACTCCGTTACTGCGTAACATTGGTTGA
- the LOC119386380 gene encoding uncharacterized protein LOC119386380, which produces MWAQQAFTTLASPIYQNKLVRRLMAGKGVSSSYPDSSSVAEPVPSRTRMASPTPAASARFGSEVPPMPTSLQESLRRLAAVTGGGRSSRRSQSHHRRGAPQATCSDEASSFRSFPVPGTRSERSRRYAADDDDEDDDDRRSPMTRLRSRSSSRYSATAREPRTRSGSSDALPSPHRKVFFADYKK; this is translated from the exons ATGTGGGCCCAGCAGGCCTTTACCACTCTGGCCTCGCCCATCTACCAGAACAAGCTGGTGAGGCGGCTGATGGCGGGCAAGGGCGTATCGAGCTCCTACCCAGACTCGTCCAGCGTCGCCGAGCCAGTGCCTTCCCGAACGAGAATGGCCAGCCCGACCCCGGCTGCATCGGCCCGCTTCGGTAGCGAGGTGCCGCCAATGCCCACATCGCTACAGGAGTCTCTGCGCAG GCTCGCGGCTGTCACTGGTGGTGGTCGCTCGTCGCGGCGCTCGCAGTCGCATCACCGACGGGGGGCCCCGCAGGCCACGTGCAGCGACGAAGCGTCTTCATTTCGCTCGTTCCCGGTGCCCGGGACCCGCTCCGAGAGGTCGCGGCGCTATGCggctgacgacgacgacgaggacgacgatGATAGGCGGTCGCCTATGACGAGGCTGCGCAGCCGCAGCAGCTCTCGTTACTCTGCGACTGCGCGAGAACCTAGGACGCGCAGCGGGTCAAGCGACGCGCTGCCGTCGCCGCACCGCAAAGTATTTTTTGCAGACtataagaaatag